The following coding sequences are from one Granulicella sp. L56 window:
- a CDS encoding YeiH family protein, whose translation MSASNNISLPQTSSVRSGWLGLIPGILLLAVVGYAGKFIEQFISRYGKAHHLILPNIEYVLWAILIGLIIANTIGVPEGFRRGVATYEFWLKTGIVLLGSRFILGDIAKLGGISLALVFLEIILALTFMTYLGRAFKLGPKLVTLLAVGSSVCGVSAIIATQGAIEADEEDSSYAIAAILALGAISLFLFPIVGHALHMSDRAYGVWTGLAVDNTAETAAAGALYSDAAGKIAVLTKTCRNALIGFVVLGYAIYWASKGQATGIQNKGAFLWQKFPKFVLGFLIVSGLATVGFFSKPQLLAVGNLSRWAFLLTFAGVGLRTSFRDLSKQGIRPFLVGAIGEVVIAVITLGLVYGADKTFQL comes from the coding sequence CCGGCATTCTGCTCCTGGCTGTCGTCGGCTATGCCGGCAAGTTCATTGAGCAGTTCATCTCACGCTATGGCAAGGCGCACCATCTCATTTTGCCCAACATCGAATATGTCTTGTGGGCCATTCTGATCGGGCTGATCATTGCCAACACTATCGGCGTGCCGGAAGGCTTCCGTCGCGGTGTAGCTACCTATGAGTTCTGGCTCAAAACGGGCATTGTCCTGTTGGGTTCGCGCTTCATTCTTGGTGATATCGCCAAGTTGGGCGGAATATCGTTGGCACTAGTTTTTCTGGAGATCATCCTGGCGCTCACGTTCATGACCTATCTCGGGCGGGCGTTCAAACTCGGGCCCAAACTGGTAACACTTCTTGCGGTGGGATCTTCGGTTTGCGGCGTCTCGGCAATCATTGCGACGCAGGGTGCTATCGAGGCGGATGAAGAAGACTCTTCCTACGCCATCGCCGCAATTCTGGCGCTCGGCGCGATCTCGCTCTTTCTCTTTCCGATTGTCGGTCATGCGTTACACATGTCGGACCGAGCCTACGGTGTTTGGACCGGGCTTGCCGTGGACAACACTGCAGAGACCGCGGCAGCGGGTGCACTTTACTCTGACGCCGCGGGCAAAATTGCGGTGCTCACGAAGACTTGCCGAAATGCGCTTATCGGCTTCGTCGTTCTTGGTTATGCCATTTATTGGGCATCGAAGGGGCAGGCTACTGGCATTCAGAACAAGGGAGCATTCCTTTGGCAGAAGTTTCCTAAGTTTGTGCTTGGTTTCTTGATCGTTTCCGGGTTGGCAACTGTTGGCTTCTTTAGCAAGCCGCAACTCCTGGCTGTAGGAAACCTCTCACGTTGGGCATTCCTGCTTACCTTTGCGGGAGTTGGTCTAAGGACCAGCTTTCGTGATCTGAGCAAGCAGGGAATCCGTCCATTCCTCGTGGGCGCCATCGGGGAAGTGGTGATCGCTGTCATCACGCTCGGACTCGTATACGGGGCGGATAAGACGTTTCAACTTTGA